A region of Nitrospirota bacterium DNA encodes the following proteins:
- a CDS encoding cell division protein FtsH encodes PVNLGRGEEHPFLGRELSLPKRYSEEMAWVMDQEIQKMIIDAESKATEILSGKRDALDALAEALIKEEILDRADVERIIEGSKE; translated from the coding sequence GTCCTGTAAATCTCGGCCGTGGAGAAGAACATCCGTTCCTTGGCAGGGAACTGTCACTACCTAAACGCTACAGCGAGGAGATGGCCTGGGTCATGGACCAGGAGATTCAGAAGATGATAATTGATGCGGAATCAAAGGCCACTGAGATATTGAGTGGAAAAAGAGATGCACTTGATGCCCTTGCAGAAGCACTGATAAAGGAAGAAATCCTTGATAGGGCCGATGTGGAGAGGATAATAGAGGGTTCTAAAGAATAG
- a CDS encoding cold shock domain-containing protein, which translates to MTHDMSYGFIEGEDGKSYMFLPEDISEETWDDAEVNKHVEFSVVKLPWGPKAKDIKF; encoded by the coding sequence ATGACACATGACATGTCATATGGCTTCATTGAAGGAGAAGATGGCAAGTCCTATATGTTCCTTCCTGAGGATATATCTGAAGAGACATGGGATGATGCAGAGGTTAATAAGCATGTAGAGTTCTCTGTCGTGAAACTTCCTTGGGGTCCAAAGGCAAAAGATATAAAATTTTGA
- a CDS encoding HD domain-containing protein: MLRVAGFLHDIGHGPFGHFFDDNVLDEYKETPETIGQLFSKIYSDRKSDSGLLDLSC; the protein is encoded by the coding sequence CTGCTCCGTGTCGCCGGCTTTCTCCATGACATAGGGCATGGACCGTTTGGCCACTTCTTTGATGATAATGTACTGGATGAATATAAAGAGACTCCTGAAACAATAGGGCAGCTATTCAGTAAAATATATAGTGACAGAAAATCAGACAGTGGTTTATTAGATCTATCTTGCTGA
- a CDS encoding CHRD domain-containing protein → MKQLMMLIALVIMVFFLPSHSHAVPFTAILDGLSENPATSSLGTGFAKVDLDTTVHMLSVDITFSGLDSATTVAHIHCCVSAPLNAGVAVFFSGFPSGVTSGTYTNVFATNLASTFSGAFITVHGGTTAGAEAALLAGLLSGEAYVNIHTAQFPAGEIRGFLQSVPEPGTLILLSLGLCLIVVVSLKRGITA, encoded by the coding sequence ATGAAACAATTAATGATGCTCATTGCCCTGGTGATCATGGTATTTTTTCTGCCCAGTCATAGTCATGCAGTGCCATTTACTGCGATTCTCGATGGACTTAGTGAGAATCCTGCTACGAGTTCGCTGGGAACAGGTTTTGCGAAAGTTGATCTTGACACTACCGTGCATATGTTATCAGTGGATATAACGTTCAGCGGGCTGGATAGTGCGACCACGGTAGCTCACATCCATTGCTGCGTGTCTGCGCCGCTAAACGCTGGAGTTGCGGTGTTTTTTTCGGGTTTCCCATCCGGAGTCACAAGCGGGACCTACACAAACGTCTTCGCTACGAATCTGGCCTCAACCTTCAGCGGGGCCTTTATTACCGTTCATGGAGGAACGACAGCGGGGGCTGAGGCGGCATTGCTTGCTGGACTGTTGTCCGGAGAAGCCTATGTGAACATCCACACCGCTCAATTTCCAGCTGGAGAAATCCGTGGTTTTCTCCAATCTGTTCCTGAACCTGGAACGTTGATTCTCCTGAGCCTGGGTTTATGTCTCATCGTCGTGGTTTCGTTGAAGAGAGGAATAACGGCTTAG